The Acidianus infernus genome window below encodes:
- the argC gene encoding N-acetyl-gamma-glutamyl-phosphate reductase: MIRVAVIGGSGYTGGELLRILSIHSKVEITLVTSREYAGKPISLVHPNLKGILNMNFSQLSLDKIGDKADTVFLALPHKVSLNYVPKLLEMGLQVIDLSADFRLKDPEEYKKWYGIEHPYPDLLKKSVYGLPELHYEELKGAKLIASPGCNATATILALAPVVGNGISADLKFISDVKVSSSEGGMKPREGSHHPERENAIRPYEPEGHRHAAEAEQELSLLAKKPVKVSIVPHAVSSIRGALASAHAWLNDNYDDIEIWKKIAEFYRGRKFIRIIRGGLHPYPDPKYVIGSNFADIGFAQERRIMRLTMFAAIDNLVKGAAGQAVQNFNISRGFNEDEGLRAPPLRPA; the protein is encoded by the coding sequence ATGATAAGAGTTGCAGTAATAGGCGGTTCGGGTTACACTGGTGGCGAATTACTAAGAATATTATCAATACATAGTAAAGTAGAAATAACCTTAGTTACGTCTAGAGAATATGCAGGAAAGCCAATTTCTTTAGTTCATCCTAATTTAAAGGGAATACTCAATATGAATTTTTCTCAATTATCTTTAGATAAAATTGGGGATAAAGCAGATACGGTATTTTTAGCACTTCCGCATAAGGTGTCATTAAATTATGTGCCCAAATTACTTGAAATGGGTTTACAAGTAATAGATTTAAGCGCAGATTTCAGACTAAAAGATCCAGAAGAATACAAAAAATGGTATGGAATAGAGCATCCATACCCTGATTTACTTAAAAAATCTGTTTATGGTTTACCAGAACTTCACTATGAAGAGTTAAAGGGAGCTAAGCTTATTGCTTCTCCTGGATGTAACGCTACAGCAACTATTTTGGCATTAGCACCGGTAGTCGGTAACGGGATTTCAGCCGATTTGAAGTTTATTAGCGATGTAAAAGTTTCTAGCAGCGAAGGAGGGATGAAACCTAGAGAAGGTAGCCATCATCCTGAAAGAGAGAACGCTATTAGGCCATATGAACCAGAAGGCCATAGGCATGCTGCAGAAGCTGAACAAGAATTAAGCCTATTAGCAAAGAAACCAGTAAAAGTTAGTATAGTTCCTCACGCTGTAAGTAGCATAAGAGGTGCTCTAGCTTCAGCCCATGCCTGGCTTAATGATAATTATGATGATATTGAAATATGGAAAAAGATTGCTGAGTTTTATCGTGGCAGGAAATTTATAAGAATTATTAGGGGAGGACTTCATCCATATCCAGATCCTAAATACGTAATAGGTAGTAATTTCGCTGATATAGGATTTGCACAAGAGAGGAGAATTATGAGACTTACTATGTTTGCGGCAATAGATAATTTAGTTAAAGGTGCAGCCGGTCAAGCAGTTCAAAACTTTAATATATCAAGAGGCTTCAATGAAGACGAAGGTTTAAGAGCACCACCATTGAGGCCTGCCTAA
- the lysX gene encoding lysine biosynthesis protein LysX, with product MIVGVTYDLLRWEERNLIQEATKLGHKVIPIYTKDFYHLFSEDNQFQNLDVVLQRNTSHQRALSTSLIFETLGYNVINDSRTLINCENKLITTALLSRHNIKVPKTAIAFSKDKALEVASKLGYPAVIKPIEGSWGRMVAKAVDEDTLRSFLEYQDYTSVGFKNVYYIQEFVKKPDRDIRIFVIGDEAPVGIYRVNTKNWRTNTALGAIAEPLKIDDELKDLALKVKEVIGGFFLGIDVFEDKERGYLVDEVNGVPEFKNTVRVNQFNLSEYLIRKIEEWIRK from the coding sequence GTGATAGTTGGAGTTACGTATGATTTACTTAGATGGGAAGAGAGAAATTTAATTCAAGAAGCTACAAAATTAGGTCATAAAGTAATACCAATTTACACTAAGGATTTTTATCATTTATTTTCTGAGGATAACCAATTTCAGAATCTAGATGTAGTTTTACAAAGGAACACTTCTCATCAAAGGGCCTTATCTACATCTCTAATCTTTGAAACTCTAGGTTATAACGTAATAAACGATAGTAGAACATTAATCAATTGTGAAAATAAGTTAATAACCACAGCATTACTATCTAGGCATAATATAAAGGTTCCTAAAACTGCCATAGCATTTTCTAAAGATAAGGCACTGGAAGTGGCAAGCAAGCTAGGATATCCTGCAGTAATAAAGCCTATTGAAGGTAGCTGGGGTAGAATGGTTGCTAAAGCAGTAGATGAAGATACATTAAGGAGCTTTTTAGAATACCAAGATTATACTTCAGTAGGATTTAAGAATGTCTATTATATTCAAGAATTTGTAAAGAAGCCTGACAGAGATATAAGAATCTTTGTGATAGGCGATGAAGCTCCAGTAGGAATATATAGGGTAAATACTAAAAATTGGAGAACAAATACAGCACTAGGAGCCATAGCAGAACCTCTAAAAATTGACGATGAATTAAAAGATTTAGCATTAAAGGTAAAAGAAGTAATAGGAGGTTTCTTTTTAGGAATTGATGTATTTGAAGATAAGGAAAGAGGTTACTTGGTAGACGAAGTTAATGGAGTACCAGAGTTTAAAAATACGGTAAGAGTAAACCAATTTAACTTGTCTGAATATTTAATCAGGAAAATAGAGGAGTGGATAAGAAAATGA
- a CDS encoding class II fumarate hydratase: MKYTEVAPKLFMNTGTRFPRKIIWAMGLVKLACARANAKLNLLDKDIAKAIEDASIEVMEGKHDEKVVLDVFQTGSGTGLNMNINEIIAERASELSGKKIHPNDHVNMSQSSNDVVPTAIRIAAVSNAIENLMPSLREIISSLNEKSKEYENVIKSGRTHLRDALPITLGQELSAYYDALSHDLEQLNNVIEYVKELPIGGTAVGTGLNAHPKFTEVVIQEINELTSLNFKTSNKFRSMRFLTDLLLLSGVMRNIAIELYRIGQDFRLMFSGPFTSIGEIDIPTQEEIAGSSIMPGKTNPVTVEATLLVSSEVVGLDQANQMASMLGEFELAMGVPLIGYNIILQENLLSEALRKFSSLVINGMKPNVEKMKRYAESSPSLITVISPIVGYDKASQIGKMLVKGMSIREALREMGFSEEEINRILDLEQLVKAGIPAKSQK; encoded by the coding sequence ATGAAATATACCGAAGTTGCTCCTAAACTTTTTATGAACACTGGTACTAGATTTCCGAGGAAAATAATTTGGGCTATGGGGTTAGTTAAATTAGCTTGTGCAAGGGCAAATGCAAAATTAAACCTTTTAGATAAAGATATAGCAAAGGCAATAGAGGATGCTTCAATAGAAGTTATGGAAGGCAAGCACGATGAAAAAGTAGTCTTAGATGTTTTTCAGACGGGCTCTGGTACGGGATTGAATATGAATATTAATGAAATTATAGCAGAAAGAGCTTCTGAACTGTCTGGTAAGAAAATCCACCCTAATGATCACGTCAATATGTCGCAATCATCAAATGATGTAGTTCCTACAGCTATTAGAATAGCTGCAGTTTCTAATGCAATAGAGAATTTGATGCCATCACTTAGAGAAATTATCTCATCACTTAACGAAAAGAGTAAAGAGTATGAGAACGTTATAAAATCGGGAAGGACGCATTTAAGAGACGCCTTACCTATAACATTGGGACAAGAATTATCAGCATATTATGACGCCTTAAGTCACGATTTAGAACAACTGAATAATGTTATCGAGTATGTTAAGGAATTACCTATAGGTGGTACTGCAGTTGGAACTGGTTTAAATGCTCATCCCAAATTTACTGAAGTAGTGATTCAAGAAATAAATGAATTAACATCACTTAATTTTAAGACATCAAATAAATTTAGATCTATGAGGTTTTTAACAGATCTTTTATTACTTAGTGGAGTAATGAGGAACATAGCTATAGAACTTTATAGGATAGGTCAAGACTTCAGACTAATGTTTTCTGGTCCATTTACTTCAATTGGAGAAATAGATATTCCAACTCAAGAAGAGATTGCTGGAAGTAGCATAATGCCGGGCAAAACAAATCCAGTAACAGTTGAGGCTACATTATTAGTCTCATCAGAAGTAGTAGGCTTAGATCAAGCCAATCAAATGGCTTCAATGTTAGGCGAGTTTGAGTTAGCTATGGGGGTTCCATTAATTGGTTATAATATTATATTGCAAGAGAACCTTCTATCTGAAGCTTTACGCAAGTTCTCCTCGTTAGTAATAAACGGAATGAAGCCCAATGTAGAAAAGATGAAGAGATATGCTGAAAGCAGTCCATCGTTGATAACAGTTATTTCTCCTATAGTTGGTTACGATAAAGCTTCACAAATAGGTAAAATGCTAGTTAAAGGTATGTCAATAAGAGAAGCGTTAAGAGAGATGGGATTCAGCGAAGAGGAAATTAATAGAATTTTAGACTTAGAACAACTGGTAAAAGCTGGAATTCCGGCTAAATCTCAAAAGTAA
- a CDS encoding N-acetyl-lysine deacetylase, whose translation MQLDKESLLRKAKQYLLELASIYTPSGEEARATNFFEKVSKELNLDLKITKTKSFLLGKGDFLLASHVDTVPGFIEPKEEGGIIYGRGVVDAKGPLISMLLATWILNENGYKVQFAGLSDEENKSSGARELVNAGYSYKGIIIGEPTSTTKIVIEYRGVIHVDVICNYESQHSSSANFNPILEVSKKLIEISQLPTTYDKPSIVPTIIKAGEYVNVTPSTVYLHFDIRYPYGFKLDDILLKLKEEFASCEIKITEQVPPVKVNANDKIVKSLYRALLLQNIKPSLVRKAGTSDMNILSAITKNIATYGPGDSKLEHTLYEKITLEEIFIGITTYTKAIEDLCYSDC comes from the coding sequence ATGCAACTAGACAAGGAGTCGCTATTACGGAAGGCAAAACAGTATCTTCTTGAACTGGCAAGTATATATACTCCGTCAGGAGAAGAAGCTCGAGCGACGAATTTTTTTGAGAAAGTTTCCAAGGAGTTAAATTTAGACTTGAAAATTACTAAAACAAAATCTTTCCTTTTAGGAAAGGGTGATTTCTTATTAGCTTCCCACGTAGATACTGTCCCTGGATTTATAGAGCCTAAAGAAGAAGGAGGGATAATATATGGTAGAGGAGTAGTAGATGCTAAAGGTCCATTAATCTCAATGTTACTTGCAACTTGGATATTAAATGAAAACGGTTATAAAGTTCAATTTGCTGGACTTTCTGACGAAGAAAATAAAAGTAGCGGTGCAAGGGAACTCGTAAACGCAGGTTACTCATACAAAGGAATAATAATAGGCGAACCAACTAGTACAACTAAAATAGTTATAGAATATCGCGGAGTTATCCATGTAGACGTCATTTGTAATTATGAATCTCAGCACTCATCTTCGGCAAATTTCAACCCTATCCTAGAAGTATCTAAGAAGCTCATTGAAATTTCTCAATTACCTACAACCTATGATAAGCCTTCGATAGTGCCTACAATAATAAAAGCTGGTGAATATGTAAATGTAACTCCTTCGACAGTCTACTTACATTTTGATATAAGATATCCCTACGGATTTAAGTTAGACGATATACTACTGAAATTAAAAGAGGAGTTTGCTTCATGTGAAATAAAAATAACTGAACAAGTTCCTCCTGTTAAGGTTAATGCTAACGATAAAATAGTAAAATCTTTATATAGGGCATTGCTTCTTCAGAATATTAAACCATCATTAGTTAGAAAAGCTGGGACAAGCGATATGAACATTCTATCGGCAATTACTAAAAATATAGCTACATATGGCCCTGGAGACTCAAAATTAGAACATACTTTGTACGAAAAAATAACTTTGGAAGAAATATTTATAGGAATAACCACCTATACAAAAGCAATAGAAGATCTATGTTACAGCGATTGTTAA
- the uppS gene encoding polyprenyl diphosphate synthase: protein MLQRLLKPVYVIYEKWLWNQIKSGPIPRHVGIIPDGNRRWARENNSSFNEAYLQGYRKLKEVLIWLAELGVKDVTVFALSTENCDKRSSQELSVILKYIKMGIDDLLTEDYIYKYKVKVRAIGQLHKLPEDLRLSISRVVEKSSSFNERSLTLAICYGGRQEILDAVAKLLDEYKKGLVKDIVLNEDTFRKYFYDKELEDIDLVIRTSGEMRISNFLLWHLAYSELFFCDAYWPEFRKIDLWRAIRSYQRRKRNFGA from the coding sequence ATGTTACAGCGATTGTTAAAGCCCGTTTATGTAATTTATGAGAAATGGCTTTGGAATCAGATTAAGTCTGGACCTATTCCTAGACATGTGGGTATAATACCGGACGGTAATAGAAGATGGGCTAGGGAAAATAACTCAAGCTTTAACGAAGCGTATCTTCAAGGGTATAGAAAACTTAAGGAAGTTTTAATTTGGTTAGCAGAGCTTGGAGTAAAAGACGTTACTGTGTTTGCGTTATCCACAGAGAATTGCGATAAAAGGAGCTCGCAAGAACTTAGTGTAATTTTAAAGTACATAAAAATGGGTATAGACGATCTTTTAACTGAAGATTATATCTACAAGTATAAAGTAAAAGTTAGAGCTATAGGTCAGCTTCATAAGCTTCCAGAGGATCTTAGGTTATCAATCTCTAGAGTTGTTGAAAAGTCTTCATCATTTAACGAAAGGAGTTTAACCCTTGCAATATGCTATGGTGGTAGGCAGGAAATATTAGATGCTGTTGCAAAGCTTTTAGACGAATATAAAAAAGGTTTAGTAAAAGATATCGTATTAAATGAGGATACTTTTAGAAAATACTTTTATGATAAAGAGCTAGAAGATATAGATCTTGTAATAAGGACCTCTGGCGAGATGAGAATAAGTAATTTCCTTTTATGGCATTTAGCTTATTCTGAATTGTTCTTCTGTGATGCATACTGGCCCGAATTTAGGAAAATAGATTTATGGAGGGCTATTAGGTCATACCAAAGAAGAAAAAGGAATTTTGGAGCTTAA
- the lysJ gene encoding [LysW]-aminoadipate semialdehyde/glutamate semialdehyde transaminase: MKLIEFYATRGLRIVKGENQYVWDDKGRRYLDLHAGHGVAFLGHRNKIVLEYLERQMSEIITLTTAFDTPIREEMLNEMEKIKPDDLDNVFLLNSGSEAVELALKTARKITGKRKLIAFKNSFHGRTSGSLSVTWNKRYREPFEPLLEPVEFLEFNSIEDLKKIDENTAAVIVEPVQGEGGVIPAKEDFMKALRETTQEKGVLLIVDEVQTGFGRTGKVWAYQHFGIKPDIMTAGKAIGGGFPVSAVFMPDWIAEKLSEGDHGTTYGGNPFAAAAVTGAIKALLTDNVPEQARVKGEIFMKMLNEALADFKSVREVRGLGLMIGVDLRLNPGKAIKYLQDHGVLSLKAGVSTIRFLSPYMITQEDMELAVNATRQGVAITEGKTVSS, from the coding sequence ATGAAGCTTATAGAATTTTATGCTACAAGAGGCTTAAGGATAGTAAAAGGAGAAAATCAATATGTATGGGATGATAAAGGGAGAAGGTATTTAGATTTACATGCAGGTCACGGAGTAGCATTTTTAGGACATAGAAATAAGATAGTTTTAGAATATTTAGAGAGGCAAATGTCAGAAATAATAACACTTACTACAGCTTTTGACACTCCTATAAGAGAAGAAATGCTAAATGAGATGGAAAAAATAAAGCCTGACGACCTAGACAACGTATTCCTATTAAATTCCGGTAGTGAAGCCGTAGAATTGGCATTAAAAACTGCAAGGAAGATAACTGGTAAAAGAAAATTAATAGCTTTTAAAAATTCGTTCCATGGTAGAACTTCTGGTTCACTATCAGTTACATGGAATAAGAGATATAGAGAACCATTTGAACCTTTATTGGAACCAGTAGAATTTCTCGAGTTTAATAGTATAGAAGATTTGAAAAAAATTGACGAAAATACTGCAGCTGTTATAGTAGAGCCTGTTCAAGGAGAAGGAGGAGTTATACCTGCAAAGGAGGATTTTATGAAAGCTTTAAGAGAAACTACACAAGAGAAAGGAGTCTTGCTAATTGTTGACGAAGTTCAAACTGGTTTTGGAAGGACAGGAAAAGTGTGGGCTTATCAACATTTTGGCATAAAGCCAGATATAATGACCGCAGGTAAAGCAATAGGCGGAGGATTTCCAGTCAGTGCAGTCTTTATGCCAGATTGGATAGCCGAAAAACTCAGTGAAGGAGATCACGGTACAACTTATGGCGGTAATCCTTTCGCAGCAGCAGCGGTTACTGGAGCAATAAAGGCATTGCTTACTGACAATGTACCGGAGCAAGCAAGAGTTAAGGGTGAAATATTTATGAAAATGCTTAATGAAGCTTTAGCTGACTTTAAATCTGTTAGAGAAGTTAGAGGGCTTGGATTAATGATAGGAGTCGACTTAAGACTTAATCCGGGTAAAGCAATAAAATATCTACAAGATCATGGAGTTTTATCCCTAAAGGCCGGAGTATCAACAATAAGGTTCCTTTCACCTTATATGATAACTCAAGAAGATATGGAGCTGGCAGTAAATGCAACTAGACAAGGAGTCGCTATTACGGAAGGCAAAACAGTATCTTCTTGA
- a CDS encoding 30S ribosomal protein S8e, which translates to MGVYQGNDLRKITGGLKGRHRDKRKFEMGELPTETKLHTEDIREKVRVMGGNFKIKLKYAAFANVYNPSDHTYKKVKILEVEEVPSNREYARRGIIVKGARIRTEIGEAIVTSRPGQDGVINAILVQK; encoded by the coding sequence ATGGGCGTTTATCAAGGTAATGATTTGAGGAAAATAACTGGAGGGCTAAAGGGTAGACATAGGGATAAAAGAAAATTTGAAATGGGTGAATTGCCCACAGAGACTAAACTTCATACAGAGGATATAAGAGAAAAAGTAAGAGTTATGGGGGGCAATTTTAAAATTAAACTGAAGTATGCTGCTTTTGCTAACGTGTATAATCCATCCGATCATACTTATAAAAAGGTTAAGATTCTAGAGGTAGAAGAAGTACCTTCTAACAGAGAATATGCAAGGAGAGGTATAATAGTAAAAGGTGCTAGAATAAGGACAGAAATAGGTGAAGCTATAGTAACCTCAAGGCCTGGACAAGATGGAGTTATAAATGCAATATTGGTTCAGAAATGA
- the lysW/argW gene encoding alpha-aminoadipate/glutamate carrier protein LysW has product MVTLKCPVCGGQVNVEDDALPGEIVEHECGAQLEVYKENGKLALRLAEQVGEDWGE; this is encoded by the coding sequence ATGGTAACACTTAAATGCCCAGTTTGTGGAGGTCAAGTTAACGTAGAAGACGATGCATTACCAGGAGAAATAGTTGAACATGAATGTGGAGCTCAATTAGAGGTATACAAAGAAAACGGTAAGCTAGCACTAAGATTAGCAGAGCAAGTAGGAGAGGATTGGGGAGAGTGA
- the hxlB gene encoding 6-phospho-3-hexuloisomerase, whose protein sequence is MYDLAEFVIRAAQLIKPDQVEKMIDTLENFYKNNRNGKVLVMGAGRSGLVGRAFAMRLLHLGYNAYVLGETIVPAIGKNDLAIAISGSGRTRLILTAAEAAKEAKATLIAVTSYADSPIGKIADVVVEVPGRTKYSQFEDYFARQILGITEPLAPLGTLFEDTTQMFLDGVVAELMLRLKKTEEDLRQIHANIEL, encoded by the coding sequence ATGTACGATTTAGCAGAGTTTGTGATTAGAGCCGCACAGCTTATTAAACCTGACCAAGTGGAAAAAATGATAGACACTCTAGAAAATTTTTATAAAAATAATAGAAATGGGAAAGTATTGGTTATGGGAGCTGGTAGAAGTGGTTTAGTTGGAAGAGCATTTGCAATGAGGCTTTTACATTTAGGTTACAATGCGTATGTATTAGGGGAGACTATAGTTCCAGCTATCGGTAAGAATGATTTGGCGATCGCAATTTCTGGCTCTGGAAGAACTAGATTAATTTTAACCGCGGCGGAGGCTGCCAAAGAAGCTAAGGCAACTTTAATAGCAGTAACAAGTTATGCAGATAGTCCAATTGGTAAAATTGCAGATGTTGTAGTTGAAGTGCCAGGTAGAACCAAATATTCACAATTTGAAGATTATTTTGCAAGGCAGATTTTGGGAATAACTGAACCCCTAGCTCCTTTAGGCACGTTATTTGAAGATACTACTCAAATGTTTTTAGACGGAGTTGTGGCTGAGTTAATGTTAAGGCTAAAGAAGACTGAAGAAGACTTGAGGCAGATTCATGCTAATATCGAACTTTAG
- a CDS encoding [LysW]-aminoadipate/[LysW]-glutamate kinase codes for MIVVKAGGRVIKNSLQNLIDSIISYNGKLIFVHGGGDIVTEYSKRMGIEPRFVTSPEGIRSRYTTREELDVYVMAMALINKNIVTALSTRGKLAIGISGADSAIVKANRKKRIMIIDDRGKKRIIDGGYTGKIYEVNANLLNTISNVFDYIILSPIAIDISEGIMLNVDGDQMAFSVASAIKADTLVILTDVKGVLQDGEVVKKISKYEAEEFAKKVGAGMNRKILMAAEAVKNGVNKVIISSGLEKDAINKALSGEGTVIE; via the coding sequence ATGATAGTAGTAAAAGCTGGAGGAAGAGTTATAAAAAATTCTTTACAAAATTTAATTGATAGTATTATATCATACAATGGCAAATTAATATTTGTGCACGGCGGAGGAGACATAGTGACTGAGTATTCTAAAAGGATGGGAATAGAACCAAGATTTGTTACATCGCCAGAAGGTATAAGAAGTAGATACACAACTAGGGAAGAATTAGATGTTTATGTAATGGCTATGGCGTTAATAAATAAAAACATTGTAACGGCGTTAAGCACTAGAGGCAAGTTGGCAATAGGAATAAGCGGTGCTGACTCTGCAATAGTAAAAGCAAATAGAAAAAAGAGAATAATGATAATTGATGACAGAGGAAAGAAAAGAATAATAGATGGGGGTTATACTGGTAAAATCTACGAGGTGAATGCAAATTTATTAAATACTATTTCTAATGTTTTTGATTATATTATATTATCTCCTATTGCTATAGATATTTCTGAGGGCATAATGCTTAATGTGGATGGGGATCAGATGGCTTTTAGCGTGGCTTCTGCTATTAAAGCGGATACATTAGTTATTCTAACTGACGTAAAAGGAGTTCTTCAAGATGGTGAAGTAGTTAAAAAAATTTCAAAATACGAGGCAGAAGAATTCGCTAAAAAAGTTGGAGCTGGAATGAATAGAAAAATACTGATGGCAGCAGAAGCAGTTAAGAATGGTGTTAATAAAGTTATAATCTCGTCCGGATTAGAGAAAGATGCTATTAATAAGGCTCTCAGTGGAGAAGGTACGGTGATAGAATGA
- the lysM gene encoding HTH-type transcriptional regulator LysM, whose translation MSSKIDNNDLKILETLKKNARTPYTLIAKDLKISEAAVRKRIEKLIRLGIIKRFTIEYELENEIKAIVMVKSTPQIPTPEISKKIIKISGVETVYETTGDYDIITIVRGINIAEINKTIDEIRSIQGVISTTSTIILRTWY comes from the coding sequence ATGAGTAGTAAAATTGATAATAATGATTTAAAAATTCTGGAAACGTTAAAAAAGAATGCTAGGACTCCATATACCTTAATCGCTAAAGATCTAAAGATAAGCGAAGCAGCAGTTAGAAAAAGAATAGAGAAATTAATTAGATTGGGAATAATAAAGAGATTTACTATAGAATATGAATTAGAAAACGAAATAAAAGCAATTGTTATGGTTAAATCTACTCCTCAAATTCCTACGCCAGAAATTTCAAAGAAGATAATTAAGATTTCTGGCGTAGAGACTGTTTACGAAACTACTGGAGATTACGATATAATAACCATAGTACGAGGAATTAATATAGCAGAGATAAACAAAACAATAGATGAGATTAGAAGTATTCAGGGCGTTATAAGTACTACAAGTACTATTATACTTAGGACATGGTACTAA
- the cedB gene encoding DNA import protein CedB — protein sequence MNEDKISFVFVSILIMVLTIVYRNPLLLLLLVVVSLVAFKYGKIDIGSLIRKIPFFNNSINLSSIKIEDGYIQKGNEYIGVLLIYDIPVDYKDLSENSLRNSIASFYKILQVGEQVDIFFRKKYVDSIKYKEVLLHKAQNLRIIIDSDPSNSKAKRELEIINFLLDRISEGEYPFKYEIYLLIHSKNKERAIQLAEVISKGLEGLNIRSRLAKKDEISNLIFLSECKCNKISIPSQVPFLTPFSVDKLPKFQLRNDGILLGKDINHGIPVFWNIDTSENPHMLIIGPTGAGKTEFLINTSLQLSLNYSIPIVFFDTKGDIKQRIIKRGLEVKILNPLYHGISLLKANNIPIQVRAMQIEKILTNSFDLDKIHSSIIFKLIYDTLEDYYSGKISYLNWDVIDEKAKSMLDEITYLYISKIIKIIKSLDHGGDLVDYITTGLNVIDITMIKSETLRKIIMYTIITDIYNKFSSSVDNGTKIVLVLDEAWTVIKNEKVDYPLVADLVKRGRGHGIALLMATQNVEDLGEMSSVYLDNIGLLIFMNNGDKEFWNNVVKRFVNINDEEIYNNLTFLGRGEALVRFLGDPRPLLIKTDIITS from the coding sequence ATGAACGAGGATAAGATATCTTTCGTTTTTGTTTCAATATTAATTATGGTTCTCACAATAGTTTATAGAAATCCATTACTATTGTTACTATTAGTTGTTGTAAGTCTTGTTGCATTTAAATATGGAAAAATCGATATTGGATCGTTAATTCGAAAGATTCCATTTTTTAACAATTCAATAAATTTATCTAGTATTAAGATAGAGGACGGATATATACAAAAAGGCAATGAATATATAGGAGTACTGTTAATTTATGATATACCCGTAGATTATAAAGATTTGAGTGAAAATAGCTTAAGAAATTCTATAGCTTCATTCTATAAAATATTACAAGTAGGCGAGCAAGTAGATATATTCTTTAGGAAGAAATATGTAGACAGTATAAAATATAAAGAAGTTCTATTACATAAGGCTCAAAATTTAAGAATTATAATAGATTCTGACCCATCTAACAGTAAGGCAAAAAGGGAGCTAGAGATAATTAATTTTCTTCTAGATAGAATATCAGAAGGCGAATATCCATTTAAGTATGAAATCTATCTTTTAATACATTCCAAAAATAAAGAGAGGGCTATACAATTGGCAGAAGTTATAAGTAAAGGATTAGAAGGATTAAATATAAGATCCAGGCTAGCGAAAAAAGATGAGATCTCAAATCTTATTTTTTTAAGTGAATGTAAGTGTAATAAAATTTCTATTCCTAGCCAAGTGCCTTTCTTAACTCCATTTTCTGTAGATAAGCTTCCTAAGTTTCAACTTAGAAATGATGGCATTCTTTTAGGTAAGGATATAAATCATGGAATTCCAGTTTTCTGGAATATAGATACTAGTGAGAATCCGCATATGCTAATTATTGGACCTACTGGTGCGGGAAAAACTGAATTTCTAATTAATACTTCTTTACAGCTATCACTTAATTATTCAATTCCTATAGTATTTTTTGATACAAAAGGTGATATAAAGCAAAGAATAATAAAGCGAGGATTAGAAGTGAAAATATTAAATCCATTATATCATGGAATTTCATTACTTAAAGCCAATAATATACCAATACAAGTTAGAGCAATGCAAATAGAAAAGATATTAACAAATTCTTTTGACTTAGATAAGATTCATAGTTCTATAATATTTAAATTAATATATGATACTCTAGAAGATTATTATTCTGGCAAAATTTCCTACTTAAACTGGGACGTAATAGACGAGAAAGCAAAGTCCATGCTAGATGAGATAACATATCTTTACATTTCAAAAATAATCAAAATTATTAAAAGTCTAGATCACGGAGGTGATCTAGTAGATTATATAACCACTGGACTTAATGTAATAGACATTACGATGATTAAAAGTGAAACTTTGAGAAAGATAATCATGTATACAATTATAACCGATATTTATAATAAATTTTCAAGCTCGGTTGATAATGGAACTAAAATAGTTCTAGTGTTGGACGAAGCATGGACTGTAATTAAGAATGAAAAAGTTGACTATCCTTTAGTTGCGGATTTAGTGAAGAGAGGTAGAGGGCATGGAATTGCGTTACTTATGGCTACTCAAAACGTAGAAGACTTAGGAGAGATGTCCTCTGTTTATCTCGATAATATTGGACTCTTGATTTTTATGAACAATGGAGATAAGGAATTTTGGAATAATGTTGTAAAGAGATTTGTTAACATTAACGATGAGGAAATCTATAATAATTTAACGTTTTTAGGTAGAGGAGAAGCCCTAGTGCGATTCTTAGGGGATCCTAGACCGTTATTAATAAAAACCGATATTATAACTAGCTAG